In the genome of Pseudomonas sp. P5_109, one region contains:
- a CDS encoding MFS transporter, translating to MKTLPAPLLAKISWRLLPFLLLMYIMAFLDRANVGFAKQAFQADTNISDAAFAFGAGVFFVGYALLEVPSNLILHRVGARLWMCRIMVTWGLVSAAMVFAHSETSFYVLRFLLGVAEAGFFPGVILYLTYWFPSAVRGKAMGFFYFGAPLAFIFGSPLSGLLLELDGFAGFHGWQWLFAVEGLMATAVGIWAYWYLDNRPADAKWLTVEERQQVQSLLDQEDSHKQNHGRSLLNVICQPSVLYLCLIYLLIQASVYGVVFYLPTQVGGLLGTKVGLMVGLVTAIPWICALIAAYLIPGYSDRTGERRRTACLTLLMAAAGIACSVTFSNPLLGIIALCFAASGFIAVQPVFWTFPSSYLAGSAAAAGIALINSFGALGGFIAPVLKNWAEGAFHSPAAGLYVLSATTVIAALLVLGIRAPGHKASNKPATV from the coding sequence ATGAAGACTCTACCCGCGCCTCTGCTCGCCAAAATTTCCTGGCGGCTGCTGCCGTTTCTCCTGCTGATGTACATCATGGCCTTCCTCGACCGCGCCAACGTCGGGTTCGCCAAGCAAGCCTTCCAGGCCGATACCAACATCAGCGACGCCGCCTTTGCCTTCGGCGCCGGCGTGTTCTTCGTCGGTTACGCACTGCTCGAAGTGCCAAGCAACCTGATCCTGCACCGCGTCGGCGCGCGCCTGTGGATGTGCCGCATCATGGTCACCTGGGGCCTGGTCTCCGCCGCCATGGTCTTCGCCCACAGCGAAACCAGCTTCTACGTCCTGCGTTTCCTGCTGGGCGTGGCCGAAGCCGGCTTCTTCCCCGGCGTGATCCTCTACCTCACCTACTGGTTCCCCAGCGCCGTGCGCGGCAAGGCCATGGGTTTCTTCTACTTCGGTGCGCCGCTGGCGTTCATCTTCGGCAGTCCGCTGTCCGGCCTGCTGCTGGAACTGGATGGCTTTGCCGGTTTCCATGGCTGGCAGTGGCTGTTCGCTGTTGAAGGCTTGATGGCCACGGCGGTGGGCATCTGGGCCTACTGGTACCTGGACAATCGCCCGGCCGATGCCAAGTGGCTGACCGTCGAGGAACGCCAGCAAGTACAGAGCCTGCTCGATCAGGAAGACAGCCATAAACAGAACCACGGCCGTAGCCTGCTCAACGTGATTTGCCAACCCTCGGTGCTGTACCTGTGCCTGATTTATCTGCTGATCCAGGCCAGCGTCTACGGTGTGGTGTTTTACCTGCCGACTCAAGTTGGCGGATTGCTCGGCACCAAGGTCGGCTTGATGGTCGGACTGGTCACCGCGATTCCATGGATTTGCGCATTGATCGCCGCCTACCTGATCCCCGGCTACAGCGACCGCACCGGCGAACGTCGCCGCACTGCCTGCCTGACCTTGCTCATGGCCGCCGCCGGGATCGCCTGCTCGGTGACCTTCAGCAACCCGCTGCTGGGGATCATCGCCCTGTGCTTTGCCGCCTCCGGCTTCATCGCCGTGCAACCGGTGTTCTGGACCTTCCCCTCCAGCTACCTCGCCGGCAGCGCCGCTGCAGCCGGGATTGCCCTGATCAACTCGTTCGGCGCCCTCGGTGGCTTCATCGCCCCGGTGCTGAAGAACTGGGCCGAAGGCGCCTTCCATTCCCCGGCAGCAGGCCTGTACGTGCTGTCCGCTACCACCGTCATCGCCGCGTTGCTGGTGCTGGGCATACGCGCGCCCGGCCATAAAGCCTCGAACAAACCGGCCACCGTTTAA
- a CDS encoding LysR family transcriptional regulator, which produces MTTPTISRSLLNRLRYKHLHMLVTLSTSQNLHRASQSLNMSQPAATRMLHEIEDMFGCDLFERLPRGMRPTALGQELIRFAEAAISGLDRCAEDLMARQQGGYGYLSIGTIMGAAPGLVMDSIAEIKSLNPQLRIRIMGDTSDQVIQLLEQGRIDLAIARRNAATDSEHYVFEQLGNERLLVVVHAGHPLARHKKLDMAELVNDWPWILQPETSPARIGLDQALQRLALPLPADIIECSSVYSMQQLIQLTDAIMVLSETALRDYLKMGLVVALPVELDVQMAPFGLLLRKGEHISRELGLFIDLLRRKVAVF; this is translated from the coding sequence ATGACCACGCCGACCATCTCTCGCAGCCTGCTCAATCGCCTGCGCTACAAGCATCTGCACATGTTGGTGACGCTCAGCACCAGCCAGAACCTGCATCGCGCTTCGCAAAGCCTGAACATGTCGCAACCGGCGGCAACCCGCATGCTCCATGAGATTGAAGACATGTTTGGTTGCGACCTGTTCGAACGTTTGCCTCGGGGCATGCGCCCGACGGCGCTGGGCCAGGAACTGATTCGCTTCGCCGAGGCGGCCATCAGTGGCCTCGACCGCTGCGCCGAGGACCTGATGGCGCGGCAGCAGGGTGGCTACGGCTATCTGTCCATCGGCACCATCATGGGCGCGGCGCCGGGGCTGGTGATGGATTCGATCGCCGAAATCAAGTCGCTCAATCCGCAGTTGCGGATTCGCATCATGGGCGACACCAGTGACCAGGTGATCCAGTTGTTGGAGCAGGGGCGCATCGACCTCGCCATCGCCCGGCGCAATGCCGCCACCGACAGTGAGCATTATGTCTTCGAGCAACTGGGCAATGAGCGCCTGCTGGTGGTGGTGCATGCCGGCCACCCGCTGGCACGGCACAAAAAACTGGACATGGCCGAGTTGGTCAACGACTGGCCGTGGATCCTGCAACCGGAAACCAGCCCGGCGCGCATCGGTCTGGATCAGGCGTTGCAACGCCTGGCGTTGCCGTTGCCGGCGGACATCATCGAGTGCAGTTCGGTGTACTCCATGCAGCAACTGATTCAACTGACCGACGCGATCATGGTCCTGTCGGAAACCGCATTGCGCGACTATCTTAAAATGGGCTTGGTGGTGGCGCTGCCGGTGGAGCTGGATGTGCAAATGGCACCCTTCGGGCTGCTGTTGCGCAAGGGCGAGCACATCAGCCGGGAGTTGGGGTTGTTCATCGATCTGCTGCGTCGAAAAGTCGCGGTTTTTTGA
- the purF gene encoding amidophosphoribosyltransferase: protein MCGIVGIVGKSNVNQALYDALTVLQHRGQDAAGIVTSHDGRLFLRKDNGLVRDVFQQRHMQRLVGHMGIGHVRYPTAGSSTSAEAQPFYVNSPYGITLAHNGNLTNVEQLAKEIYESDLRHVNTSSDSEVLLNVFAHELAQRGKLQPTEEDVFAAVTDVHNRCVGGYAVVAMITGYGIVGFRDPHGIRPIVFGQRHTDEGVEYMIASESVSLDVLGFTLIRDLAPGEAVYITEEGKLYTRQCATNPSLTPCIFEHVYLARPDSIIDGVSVYKARLRMGEKLAEKIQRERPDHDIDVVIPIPDTSRTAALELANHLGVKFREGFVKNRYIGRTFIMPGQAARKKSVRQKLNAIELEFRGKNVMLVDDSIVRGTTCKQIIQMAREAGAKNVYFCSAAPAVRYPNVYGIDMPSAHELIAHNRSTQDVADLIGADWLIYQDLPDLIEAVGGGKIKIDKFDCAVFDGQYVTGDVDEAYLNKIEQARNDASKVKTQAVSAIIDLYNN from the coding sequence ATGTGTGGCATCGTCGGTATCGTCGGTAAGTCGAACGTCAATCAGGCGCTGTATGACGCGCTAACCGTCCTCCAGCACCGCGGCCAGGACGCTGCCGGTATCGTGACCAGTCATGATGGCCGGTTATTCCTGCGCAAGGACAACGGCCTGGTGCGTGACGTGTTCCAGCAGCGTCACATGCAGCGCCTGGTCGGTCACATGGGCATCGGCCATGTGCGTTATCCGACCGCGGGCAGCTCGACCTCGGCCGAAGCTCAACCGTTTTACGTCAACTCGCCTTACGGCATCACCCTGGCGCACAACGGTAACCTGACCAACGTTGAACAGCTGGCCAAGGAGATTTACGAATCTGACCTGCGCCACGTCAACACCAGCTCCGATTCGGAAGTGCTGCTCAACGTGTTCGCCCACGAACTGGCCCAGCGCGGCAAGTTGCAGCCGACCGAGGAAGATGTGTTTGCAGCGGTCACCGACGTGCACAACCGTTGCGTCGGTGGCTACGCCGTCGTGGCGATGATCACCGGCTACGGCATCGTCGGTTTCCGCGACCCGCACGGCATCCGCCCGATCGTGTTCGGCCAGCGTCACACCGATGAAGGCGTCGAGTACATGATCGCCTCGGAAAGCGTTTCCCTGGACGTGCTCGGCTTCACCCTGATTCGCGACCTGGCGCCAGGCGAAGCGGTCTACATCACTGAAGAGGGCAAGCTGTACACACGTCAGTGCGCGACCAACCCGTCCCTGACCCCGTGCATCTTCGAACACGTCTACCTGGCGCGTCCGGATTCGATCATCGACGGCGTATCGGTCTACAAGGCCCGCCTGCGCATGGGTGAGAAACTGGCCGAGAAGATCCAGCGCGAGCGTCCGGATCACGATATCGACGTGGTCATCCCGATTCCGGACACCAGCCGCACCGCCGCGCTGGAACTGGCGAACCACCTGGGCGTGAAGTTCCGCGAAGGCTTCGTGAAGAACCGCTACATCGGCCGGACCTTCATCATGCCGGGCCAGGCTGCGCGCAAGAAATCCGTACGGCAGAAACTCAACGCCATCGAGCTGGAATTCCGCGGCAAGAACGTGATGCTGGTGGATGACTCCATCGTTCGCGGTACCACGTGCAAGCAGATCATCCAGATGGCCCGCGAAGCCGGTGCCAAGAACGTCTACTTCTGCTCCGCGGCGCCAGCGGTTCGCTACCCGAACGTCTACGGCATCGACATGCCGAGCGCTCACGAACTGATCGCCCACAATCGTTCGACCCAGGACGTGGCTGACCTGATCGGCGCCGACTGGCTGATCTATCAGGACCTGCCTGACTTGATCGAGGCGGTCGGTGGCGGCAAGATCAAGATCGACAAGTTCGATTGTGCGGTGTTCGACGGCCAGTACGTCACCGGCGACGTCGACGAGGCTTACCTGAACAAGATCGAACAGGCACGCAACGATGCCTCTAAGGTCAAGACGCAGGCAGTCAGTGCGATCATCGACCTGTACAACAACTGA
- the rhmD gene encoding L-rhamnonate dehydratase codes for MGIPTIKHVRAFTLRGGGADYHDQADGHWIDDHIATPMSKYPEYRQSRRTFGINVLGTLVVEIEASDGTVGFAVTTGGEPAAYIVEKHLARFLEGARVTDIEKIWDQMYQSTLYYGRKGIVINTISGVDLALWDLLGKIRQEPVHQLLGGAVRDELQFYATGARPDLAQKMGFIGGKMPLHHGPAEGEEGLRKNLEELATMRERVGPDFWLMLDCWMSLDLNYATKLAVGAHEYGLKWIEEALPPDDYWGYAALRNNVPKGMLVTTGEHEATRWGFRMLLEMGCCDIIQPDVGWCGGITELVKISALADAHNALVIPHGSSVYSYHFVATRHNSPFAEFLMMAPKADEVVPMFHPQLLGEPVPVNGRMRLSALDQPGFGVTLNPECQLHRPYNR; via the coding sequence ATGGGCATTCCAACCATCAAACACGTCCGCGCTTTCACTCTGCGAGGCGGCGGCGCGGATTATCACGACCAAGCCGACGGCCACTGGATCGACGATCACATTGCCACGCCAATGAGCAAATACCCGGAGTACCGCCAGAGTCGCCGCACCTTCGGCATCAACGTGCTCGGCACCCTGGTGGTGGAAATCGAAGCCAGCGACGGCACCGTCGGCTTTGCCGTGACCACGGGCGGCGAGCCTGCCGCCTACATCGTCGAGAAGCATCTGGCGCGCTTCCTCGAAGGTGCTCGTGTCACCGACATCGAAAAAATCTGGGACCAGATGTACCAGTCGACCCTGTATTACGGGCGCAAGGGCATCGTCATCAACACAATCTCAGGCGTCGACCTGGCGCTCTGGGACTTGCTCGGCAAGATCCGCCAGGAGCCCGTGCACCAGTTGCTCGGCGGTGCGGTGCGCGACGAATTGCAGTTCTACGCCACCGGCGCCCGCCCGGACCTGGCGCAGAAAATGGGCTTCATCGGCGGCAAGATGCCACTGCACCACGGCCCGGCCGAAGGCGAGGAAGGCCTGCGCAAGAACCTCGAAGAACTGGCGACCATGCGCGAACGCGTCGGCCCGGACTTCTGGCTGATGCTCGATTGCTGGATGAGCCTGGACCTCAACTACGCCACCAAACTGGCGGTCGGCGCCCACGAATACGGTTTGAAGTGGATCGAGGAAGCCCTGCCGCCTGACGATTACTGGGGCTACGCGGCCCTGCGCAACAACGTACCCAAGGGCATGCTGGTGACCACAGGCGAACACGAAGCCACGCGCTGGGGCTTTCGCATGCTGCTGGAGATGGGTTGCTGCGACATCATCCAGCCGGATGTCGGCTGGTGCGGCGGGATCACTGAACTGGTGAAGATCTCCGCCCTGGCCGACGCCCACAACGCGCTGGTCATCCCTCACGGTTCGTCGGTGTACAGCTACCACTTCGTCGCCACCCGGCATAACAGCCCGTTCGCCGAGTTCCTGATGATGGCGCCGAAGGCCGACGAAGTGGTGCCGATGTTCCATCCGCAATTGCTCGGCGAACCGGTGCCGGTCAATGGCCGCATGCGCCTGTCGGCACTCGACCAGCCAGGTTTCGGCGTGACCCTCAACCCGGAATGCCAACTGCATCGGCCGTACAACCGCTGA
- a CDS encoding SDR family oxidoreductase codes for MIELSVPATGSNGRVALVTGAARGIGLGISAWLISEGWQVVLTDLDRERGSKVAKVLGDSAWFIAMDVSNEGQVALGVAEVLGQFGRLDALVCNAAVADPHNITLESLDLAHWNRVLAVNLSGPMLLAKHCAPYLRAHSGAIVNLASTRAGQSEPDTEAYAASKGGLLALTHALAISLGPEIRVNAVSPGWIDARDPSVRRAEPLTEADHAQHPAGRVGTVEDVAAMVAWLLSRNAGFVTGQEFVVDGGMTKKMIYSE; via the coding sequence GTGATCGAGTTGTCGGTGCCGGCCACCGGTTCGAATGGCCGTGTAGCCCTGGTGACCGGTGCTGCGCGCGGTATCGGCCTGGGGATCTCGGCCTGGCTGATCAGCGAAGGCTGGCAAGTCGTGCTGACGGACCTGGATCGGGAGCGCGGTTCGAAAGTGGCGAAAGTGCTGGGCGATAGCGCCTGGTTCATCGCCATGGATGTCTCGAATGAAGGGCAGGTCGCGCTGGGCGTGGCCGAGGTGCTCGGCCAGTTCGGGCGCCTGGATGCGCTGGTCTGCAATGCCGCGGTGGCCGACCCGCACAACATCACCCTGGAAAGCCTGGATCTGGCGCACTGGAATCGGGTGTTGGCGGTGAACCTCAGTGGGCCGATGTTGCTGGCCAAACACTGTGCGCCGTACCTGCGCGCTCACAGCGGTGCCATCGTCAACCTGGCCTCGACCCGGGCCGGGCAGTCGGAGCCCGACACCGAGGCCTATGCGGCGAGCAAGGGCGGTTTGTTGGCCCTGACTCACGCATTGGCCATCAGCCTTGGCCCGGAGATCCGGGTCAACGCGGTCAGCCCTGGCTGGATCGATGCGCGCGACCCCTCGGTGCGGCGTGCCGAACCGTTGACCGAAGCCGATCATGCCCAGCATCCGGCGGGCAGGGTAGGGACGGTCGAGGATGTGGCGGCGATGGTGGCCTGGCTGCTGTCGAGGAATGCCGGATTTGTCACTGGCCAGGAATTCGTGGTCGACGGCGGCATGACCAAGAAGATGATTTACAGCGAGTAG
- a CDS encoding HpcH/HpaI aldolase/citrate lyase family protein → MNMPQNAFKAALNNSETRYGIWAGFATGYAAEIVATTGYDWMLIDGEHAPNTVPGVLAQLQAVAPYSTAPVVRAVNGDANLIKQLLDVGAQTLMIPMVETAEQAQALVRAMRYPPHGIRGVGGGLTRATRWDGVPDYLNTAHEQLCLIVQVESRTGVENVAAIAAVEGVDAVFIGPADLSIGLGHAGNPGHPQVQERIQHAVNATLAAGKACGILAPNEEDARRYQRWGCQFIAVAIDISLLRQGAMATLARYREPASAQAPSRTY, encoded by the coding sequence ATGAACATGCCGCAAAACGCGTTTAAAGCCGCGCTGAACAACAGCGAAACCCGGTACGGAATCTGGGCCGGGTTCGCCACCGGCTACGCCGCCGAGATCGTCGCCACCACCGGTTACGACTGGATGCTGATCGATGGTGAGCACGCGCCAAATACAGTGCCCGGCGTACTCGCTCAGTTGCAGGCCGTGGCGCCTTACTCGACCGCGCCGGTGGTGCGCGCGGTGAATGGTGACGCCAACCTGATCAAGCAATTGCTGGATGTCGGCGCACAGACGCTGATGATCCCGATGGTCGAAACCGCCGAGCAGGCACAGGCACTGGTGCGCGCCATGCGCTACCCGCCCCACGGCATTCGCGGAGTCGGCGGTGGCCTGACCCGCGCCACCCGCTGGGACGGCGTGCCGGACTATCTCAATACCGCTCACGAACAACTGTGCCTGATCGTGCAGGTGGAATCGCGCACCGGCGTGGAAAACGTCGCAGCGATCGCCGCCGTCGAGGGCGTGGATGCGGTGTTTATCGGGCCGGCGGATTTGTCGATCGGCCTGGGCCATGCCGGCAACCCCGGCCACCCGCAAGTCCAGGAGCGGATTCAACATGCCGTGAACGCCACGCTGGCGGCGGGCAAGGCCTGCGGGATTCTCGCCCCCAACGAAGAAGACGCACGCCGCTACCAGCGCTGGGGCTGCCAGTTCATTGCGGTGGCCATCGACATCAGCCTGCTGCGCCAAGGCGCCATGGCCACCCTCGCCCGCTATCGCGAACCCGCCAGCGCTCAAGCACCGTCACGCACTTACTGA
- a CDS encoding O-succinylhomoserine sulfhydrylase → MSQDWDAGRLDSDLEGVAFDTLAVRAGQHRTPEGEHGDPMFFTSSYVFRTAADAAARFAGEVPGNVYSRYTNPTVRAFEERIAALESAEQAVATATGMAAIMAVVMSLCSAGDHVLVSRSVFGSTISLFEKYFKRFGIEVDYVALADLSGWDAAIKANTKLLFVESPSNPLAELVDIAELAKIAHAKGAMLVVDNCFCTPALQQPLKMGADIVVHSATKFIDGQGRCMGGVVAGRSEQMKEVVGFLRTAGPTLSPFNAWIFLKGLETLNLRMKAHCANAQQLAEWLEQQDGIEKVHYAGLKSHPQHELALRQQKGFGAVVSFEVKGGKEGAWRFIDATRLISITANLGDSKTTITHPSTTSHGRLAPQEREAAGIRDSLIRVAVGLEDVADLQADLARGLAAL, encoded by the coding sequence ATGAGTCAGGATTGGGATGCCGGTCGGTTGGACAGCGACCTCGAAGGCGTAGCGTTCGATACCCTGGCCGTACGTGCCGGTCAGCACCGTACGCCGGAAGGTGAACACGGTGATCCGATGTTCTTCACTTCCAGCTATGTATTCCGCACCGCTGCCGACGCCGCCGCGCGTTTTGCCGGGGAAGTACCGGGCAACGTTTACTCGCGCTACACCAACCCGACCGTGCGCGCCTTCGAAGAGCGCATTGCCGCGCTGGAAAGCGCCGAGCAAGCCGTGGCCACCGCAACCGGCATGGCGGCCATCATGGCCGTGGTGATGAGCCTGTGCAGTGCTGGCGATCACGTATTGGTGTCGCGCAGCGTGTTCGGCTCGACCATCAGCCTGTTCGAGAAGTACTTCAAGCGTTTCGGCATTGAGGTCGATTACGTGGCCCTGGCGGATTTGTCCGGCTGGGACGCGGCGATCAAGGCCAACACCAAGCTGCTGTTCGTCGAGTCGCCGTCCAACCCGCTGGCTGAGCTGGTCGACATCGCCGAACTGGCGAAAATCGCTCACGCCAAAGGCGCGATGCTGGTGGTCGACAACTGCTTCTGCACCCCGGCATTGCAACAACCGCTGAAAATGGGTGCGGACATCGTCGTGCACTCGGCCACCAAGTTCATCGACGGCCAGGGTCGTTGCATGGGCGGCGTGGTCGCCGGTCGCAGCGAGCAGATGAAAGAAGTGGTGGGTTTCCTGCGTACCGCAGGGCCGACCCTGAGCCCGTTCAACGCCTGGATCTTCCTCAAGGGCCTGGAAACCCTGAACCTGCGGATGAAGGCGCATTGCGCCAACGCCCAGCAACTGGCCGAGTGGCTGGAGCAGCAGGACGGTATCGAGAAAGTCCATTACGCTGGCCTCAAGAGCCATCCGCAGCACGAACTGGCACTGCGCCAGCAGAAGGGCTTCGGTGCGGTCGTCAGTTTTGAAGTGAAGGGTGGTAAAGAGGGCGCCTGGCGCTTTATCGATGCCACGCGGCTGATTTCGATCACCGCCAACCTGGGTGACAGCAAAACCACCATCACCCATCCGAGCACCACGTCCCATGGTCGTTTGGCACCGCAAGAGCGTGAAGCGGCGGGCATTCGCGACAGCCTGATCCGCGTTGCGGTTGGCCTGGAAGACGTGGCGGACCTGCAAGCCGATCTGGCGCGCGGTCTGGCTGCGTTGTGA
- the aldA gene encoding aldehyde dehydrogenase, whose translation MPSVPVYENFINGQFVASAAHLDVINPATGAVLSKVPASTAEDVDRALAAARSAQKDWTRKPANERAGYLRRIAAKLRENVAHLARTITLEQGKISGLAEVEVNFTADYLDYMAEWARRIEGEIITSDRQNENIFLFRKPLGVVAGILPWNFPFFLIARKMAPALLTGNTIVIKPSEETPNNCFEFARLVAETDLPAGVFNVVCGDGRVGSALSAHKGVDMISFTGSVDTGSRIMAAAAPNITKLNLELGGKAPAIVLADANLDLAVRAIRDSRIINSGQVCNCAERVYVERKVADQFIERIAAAMSATRYGDPIAQPDVEMGPLINRQGLDSVNRKVRNALSQGASLISGGQIADLPYGFHFQPTVLAGCRADMEIMREEIFGPVLPIQIVDDLDEAIAMANDCEYGLTSSIYTRDLSKTMQAMRELDFGETYVNRENFEAMQGFHAGVRKSGIGGADGKHGLYEYTHTHAVYLQG comes from the coding sequence ATGCCGTCCGTGCCTGTTTACGAAAACTTCATCAACGGCCAGTTCGTGGCCAGCGCTGCCCACCTCGATGTGATCAACCCGGCCACCGGAGCCGTGCTGTCGAAAGTCCCGGCTTCGACCGCCGAAGACGTCGACCGCGCCCTCGCTGCCGCCCGCTCCGCGCAAAAAGACTGGACACGCAAACCGGCGAACGAGCGCGCCGGTTACTTGCGCCGCATTGCGGCCAAGCTGCGGGAAAACGTTGCGCACCTCGCGCGCACCATCACCCTGGAACAAGGCAAGATCAGTGGCCTGGCGGAAGTCGAGGTGAACTTCACCGCCGACTACCTGGACTACATGGCCGAATGGGCCCGGCGCATCGAAGGCGAAATCATCACCAGCGACCGCCAGAACGAAAACATCTTCCTGTTCCGCAAACCGTTGGGCGTGGTGGCCGGGATCCTGCCGTGGAATTTCCCCTTCTTCCTGATCGCCCGCAAGATGGCCCCGGCCCTGCTGACCGGCAACACCATCGTCATCAAGCCCAGCGAAGAAACCCCGAACAATTGTTTCGAATTCGCCCGACTGGTGGCCGAAACCGACTTGCCGGCCGGCGTATTCAACGTGGTTTGCGGTGACGGTCGAGTGGGCTCGGCACTGAGCGCGCACAAAGGTGTGGACATGATCAGCTTCACCGGCAGCGTCGACACCGGCTCGCGGATCATGGCCGCTGCCGCGCCAAACATCACCAAGCTCAATCTGGAGCTGGGCGGCAAGGCGCCGGCCATTGTGCTGGCGGATGCAAACCTCGACCTTGCGGTGAGGGCGATCCGCGATTCGCGGATCATCAACAGCGGGCAGGTGTGCAACTGCGCCGAGCGGGTGTACGTCGAGCGCAAGGTGGCGGATCAATTTATCGAGCGCATCGCCGCGGCCATGAGCGCGACCCGCTACGGCGATCCGATTGCGCAGCCTGATGTCGAAATGGGTCCGCTGATCAATCGCCAGGGCCTGGACAGCGTCAACCGCAAGGTCCGCAACGCGTTGAGCCAGGGCGCCAGCCTGATCAGCGGTGGACAGATTGCCGACCTGCCCTATGGCTTCCATTTCCAGCCCACCGTATTGGCCGGTTGCCGTGCCGACATGGAGATCATGCGCGAAGAAATTTTCGGTCCGGTGTTGCCGATCCAAATCGTCGATGACCTGGACGAAGCCATCGCCATGGCCAACGACTGCGAATATGGCCTGACTTCGTCGATCTACACCCGCGACCTGAGCAAAACCATGCAGGCGATGCGTGAGCTGGATTTTGGCGAAACCTACGTCAATCGCGAAAATTTCGAAGCGATGCAGGGTTTCCATGCCGGCGTGCGCAAATCGGGGATTGGTGGTGCGGATGGTAAGCATGGGTTGTATGAGTACACCCATACTCATGCGGTGTATTTGCAAGGCTGA